A section of the Rhodothermus profundi genome encodes:
- a CDS encoding asparagine synthetase B has product MRRGYLLLIWLLAAAPAASQQILIPMDAYQTDHLKAYGIAYWALNQGIDVDWLLNYRGGAFLLQDFPGLQAELRIRGVAFESIDPATAARILAEVEAEDRNTAVVRLEKAPRIAVYAPPYTQPWDDAVMLALTYAEVPYQQIYDDDVLNGALADYDWLHLHHEDFTGQFGKFIQYRNRPWYIEQQRQDEATARKHGFRKVSQLKLAVAQAIREYVRRGGFLFAMCSGTDTFDIALAAHNTDIVPAEYDGDPVDPDALQKLDYSQTLAFTNFTPVFNPYEYEHSDIDVGPPPPQLRDPALDYFTLHEFSAKWDPVPTMLTQNHVATIKGFIGQTTAFRKSLIKPEVVILAEAPGRDEVKYLYGPFGRGFFTFYAGHDPEDYQHFVGDPPTDLSLHKNSPGYRLILNNILFPAARKQKRKT; this is encoded by the coding sequence ATGCGACGCGGGTACCTGTTACTGATATGGCTGCTGGCGGCTGCTCCGGCAGCATCCCAGCAGATCCTTATTCCAATGGACGCTTACCAGACCGACCACCTGAAAGCCTACGGCATAGCTTACTGGGCCCTCAACCAGGGCATTGACGTGGACTGGCTGCTCAACTACCGCGGCGGTGCTTTTCTGCTGCAGGACTTTCCCGGCCTGCAGGCCGAACTGCGCATTCGCGGGGTCGCTTTTGAATCCATTGACCCGGCCACCGCCGCTCGCATTTTAGCGGAAGTAGAAGCTGAAGACCGCAACACCGCGGTCGTTCGCCTCGAAAAAGCACCCCGCATTGCCGTCTACGCTCCTCCCTACACCCAGCCCTGGGACGATGCCGTTATGCTGGCCCTTACGTATGCGGAAGTGCCCTACCAGCAGATCTACGACGATGACGTGCTAAACGGGGCCCTGGCGGACTACGACTGGCTACACCTGCATCACGAAGACTTTACTGGCCAATTCGGCAAGTTTATCCAGTACCGAAACCGCCCCTGGTACATTGAACAGCAACGCCAGGACGAAGCCACTGCTCGCAAGCATGGCTTTCGCAAAGTCAGTCAGCTCAAACTGGCCGTAGCCCAGGCCATTCGAGAATATGTGCGCCGGGGGGGCTTTCTGTTTGCCATGTGCTCGGGCACGGATACCTTCGACATTGCGCTGGCAGCGCACAACACCGACATCGTACCGGCCGAATATGACGGCGATCCGGTCGATCCCGATGCGCTTCAGAAACTCGACTATAGCCAGACGCTGGCCTTTACGAACTTCACCCCCGTTTTTAATCCATACGAATACGAGCATTCCGACATCGACGTAGGCCCTCCCCCACCCCAACTGCGCGATCCAGCCCTCGACTACTTCACGCTGCATGAGTTCAGCGCCAAATGGGACCCGGTCCCCACCATGCTCACGCAGAATCATGTGGCCACTATCAAGGGATTCATCGGACAAACAACCGCCTTTCGCAAATCCCTGATCAAACCCGAAGTCGTTATTCTGGCCGAAGCACCAGGTCGAGACGAGGTTAAATATCTTTATGGCCCGTTCGGACGGGGTTTCTTCACGTTCTACGCAGGCCACGATCCGGAAGACTACCAGCACTTTGTGGGCGACCCTCCTACCGACCTGAGCCTGCACAAAAACTCTCCTGGCTACCGACTTATCCTGAACAACATTCTATTTCCGGCCGCTCGTAAGCAAAAACGAAAGACCTGA
- a CDS encoding isoprenyl transferase, translating to MAEPVTLTGKEQTEEDRALQEELRQRGPLPVHIAIIMDGNGRWAQQQGKRRVVGHYEGVESVRDITEACAQLGIPYLTLYTFSTENWQRPASEVNALMQLLVKTIRREKKALLENGVQLRVIGDVAQLPAVCQKELAQAVRETARNDRLVLTLALSYSGRWEIVQAAQKLARKVQEGALQPDDIDEQTFAAALPSAELPDPDLLIRTGGEFRVSNFLLWQIAYTELYITDIYWPAFRRRQLYEAIRSYQNRERRFGRIDASDTNGVR from the coding sequence ATGGCCGAGCCCGTGACGCTCACGGGCAAGGAGCAGACCGAGGAAGACCGGGCGTTGCAGGAAGAACTCCGGCAGCGAGGACCGCTGCCCGTTCATATTGCTATCATTATGGACGGCAACGGTCGCTGGGCGCAGCAGCAGGGTAAGCGGCGGGTGGTCGGCCATTATGAAGGCGTTGAGTCAGTGCGCGACATTACAGAGGCCTGTGCGCAACTGGGCATTCCGTATTTGACGCTCTATACCTTCAGCACGGAAAACTGGCAACGGCCGGCCTCCGAAGTTAATGCGCTCATGCAGCTTCTGGTGAAGACGATTCGACGGGAGAAAAAAGCGCTTCTTGAAAATGGGGTGCAGTTGCGTGTGATCGGCGATGTGGCGCAACTGCCCGCTGTATGCCAGAAGGAACTGGCGCAGGCTGTTCGAGAAACGGCCCGGAATGATCGGCTGGTGCTGACGCTGGCGCTCTCGTATAGCGGCCGCTGGGAAATTGTGCAGGCGGCGCAAAAGCTGGCGCGCAAAGTGCAGGAGGGCGCGCTGCAACCCGACGACATCGACGAACAGACGTTTGCAGCAGCTCTGCCCAGTGCCGAGCTGCCTGATCCAGATTTGCTGATCCGAACAGGAGGGGAGTTCCGCGTCTCCAACTTCCTGCTCTGGCAGATTGCCTACACCGAACTGTACATTACCGATATTTACTGGCCCGCTTTTCGGCGGCGTCAGCTTTACGAGGCCATCCGTAGCTATCAGAATCGCGAGCGACGGTTTGGCCGCATTGATGCATCCGATACGAATGGCGTCCGATAA
- the bamA gene encoding outer membrane protein assembly factor BamA, translated as MPLIKRIMVGWCSGLLLALGVAQAQTFTPNGVSRVVLQGLEIEGVSRESTEDIVRQASGLRIGQELTLPGDPALAEAIRGIYRLGLFSQVQIVEQRREGNAVYLTIRVKEEPRLASYTFSGLKKGDRKELRKRLPLFRGARVRPTDIERSEQIIRDYLKEKGYLLAKVTTHREENEAGEVVLHFAVDRGEKVKIGKIIFEGNKQISDGKLRGKMKHTKQKSWWRFWRKARFDPDKFQEDLQAIIDYYNEKGFYDARIVDDTVYLADNTESPELIVKITVHEGPRYYIRHIEWEGNTVFSDETLTEALGFKKGDPFNRKKLEENLYGNRHSTDVSSLYMNRGYMLFRAEPTIRVVGRDSLDLHFDVYEGDVFEFGTINIVGNTKTKEHVIRRELYTIPGQTFSRDAIQESIRRLAQLNYFNQEALAAGPEVQINPEKKTVDLTYKVEEVGSDQLELSGTWGQLGLILMLRFTLNNFSAQNLFNGKAWRPLPAGDGQQLSLSVQTNGTFYQSYGISFTEPWFRGRPNPVGFALDYTRFSDYPFFNNVGDLTTFTSRVFYERRLKWPDDYFTGSLGLGFQYFENNNFTATLPRGVSKEITLRAGLTRNSLDNPLFPTVGSLVRLSVDVALPFGDFVQYHKWRLKTSWNVPLFKKVSLGFGTEFGFIGSITGDPVVFQRFIVGGSPFDTQGAFGYYGKDIVYMRGYPLGVLGPRLNNEPIGGRILNKYTSELRWLAVQSPQLQAAPYLFMDAANTWDRFATYNPAQLFRSAGLGVRLFLPILGMVELVYGYNFDEFQPIPTQGHDGSRRWYFQFSLGQGFNN; from the coding sequence ATGCCGCTCATAAAACGGATAATGGTGGGGTGGTGCAGTGGATTGCTGCTGGCGCTGGGCGTAGCGCAGGCGCAGACATTTACGCCCAATGGCGTTAGCCGTGTGGTACTGCAGGGGTTGGAGATTGAAGGGGTAAGCCGAGAAAGCACCGAAGACATTGTGCGGCAGGCCAGTGGATTGCGCATTGGCCAGGAGCTGACGCTGCCGGGCGATCCGGCGCTGGCTGAGGCCATCCGAGGCATCTACCGGCTGGGACTTTTTTCCCAGGTGCAGATTGTAGAGCAACGCCGTGAGGGAAATGCCGTGTATTTGACCATTCGCGTCAAGGAGGAGCCCCGGCTGGCAAGCTATACGTTTTCGGGCCTAAAGAAAGGTGACCGGAAGGAACTGCGCAAGCGGCTCCCGCTGTTTCGGGGCGCGCGGGTTCGCCCGACCGATATTGAACGGTCCGAGCAGATCATTCGCGACTATCTGAAAGAAAAAGGCTACCTGCTGGCAAAAGTTACGACCCACCGCGAAGAGAATGAGGCCGGCGAAGTTGTGCTGCACTTTGCGGTGGATCGTGGAGAAAAGGTCAAGATTGGTAAGATTATTTTCGAGGGAAACAAGCAGATCTCCGATGGCAAGTTGCGGGGCAAGATGAAGCACACCAAGCAGAAAAGCTGGTGGCGCTTCTGGCGTAAAGCCCGTTTTGATCCGGATAAATTCCAGGAAGATCTGCAAGCTATTATTGACTATTACAACGAAAAAGGTTTCTACGATGCGCGCATCGTAGACGACACTGTTTACCTGGCTGACAATACGGAGAGTCCGGAGCTGATTGTTAAAATTACCGTCCACGAAGGGCCTCGCTACTACATTCGCCATATTGAATGGGAAGGAAATACGGTGTTTTCGGACGAGACGTTGACCGAGGCCCTGGGCTTCAAGAAAGGGGATCCGTTCAACCGAAAGAAGCTGGAAGAAAATCTGTACGGAAACCGGCATAGCACCGACGTCTCCAGCCTGTACATGAACCGGGGCTACATGCTCTTTCGAGCGGAGCCTACGATTCGGGTAGTGGGGCGCGACTCGCTGGATCTGCATTTTGATGTATATGAAGGCGATGTGTTTGAGTTTGGCACCATCAACATTGTGGGTAACACCAAGACAAAGGAGCACGTCATTCGTCGGGAGCTGTACACGATTCCGGGACAGACCTTCAGCCGGGATGCCATTCAGGAATCGATTCGACGCCTGGCCCAGCTCAATTATTTCAACCAGGAGGCCCTGGCTGCCGGCCCTGAGGTCCAGATCAATCCGGAAAAAAAGACCGTTGACCTGACCTATAAGGTAGAAGAGGTAGGCAGCGACCAGCTTGAGCTTTCGGGCACGTGGGGACAGTTAGGTCTGATTCTTATGTTGCGCTTTACGCTCAATAATTTTTCGGCGCAGAATCTGTTTAACGGTAAAGCCTGGCGACCGCTGCCGGCCGGCGATGGACAACAGCTTTCTCTGAGCGTACAAACCAACGGCACGTTCTATCAGAGCTACGGGATTTCGTTTACGGAGCCCTGGTTCAGGGGGCGTCCGAACCCAGTCGGGTTTGCACTCGACTACACACGCTTTAGCGATTATCCCTTTTTCAACAACGTAGGCGATTTGACCACCTTTACCAGTCGCGTCTTTTATGAGCGGCGGCTGAAATGGCCCGATGATTACTTCACCGGGTCGCTGGGGTTAGGTTTTCAGTATTTTGAAAACAATAACTTTACCGCTACGTTGCCGCGCGGCGTTAGCAAAGAGATCACGCTGCGTGCCGGACTGACGCGCAATTCACTGGACAATCCGCTGTTTCCAACCGTCGGTTCGCTCGTACGGCTATCGGTAGATGTGGCGCTGCCGTTTGGCGACTTCGTGCAGTACCACAAATGGCGGCTGAAGACAAGCTGGAACGTGCCGCTCTTTAAGAAGGTGTCGCTGGGCTTTGGGACAGAGTTTGGCTTTATTGGATCGATCACCGGTGATCCGGTAGTTTTTCAGCGGTTTATTGTAGGCGGCTCGCCCTTTGATACGCAGGGGGCCTTTGGCTACTATGGCAAGGATATTGTCTACATGCGCGGCTATCCGCTGGGGGTGCTGGGGCCGCGCCTCAATAATGAGCCGATTGGAGGACGCATTCTGAACAAATACACTTCGGAATTGCGCTGGCTGGCGGTGCAAAGTCCGCAGCTTCAGGCGGCCCCGTATTTGTTCATGGATGCGGCCAATACATGGGATCGCTTTGCTACCTATAATCCTGCGCAGCTTTTCCGCTCGGCCGGTTTGGGCGTGCGACTCTTCCTG
- a CDS encoding 1-deoxy-D-xylulose-5-phosphate reductoisomerase, which yields MQETADTTSASSVAAPRRLAVLGATGSIGTQTLDIVRLFPDRLTVQVLTARRNAARLLQQALEFRPACVVIDDPEGYRQLREALRGTSIEVLQGEQGLCACVQRPDVDVVMAALVGFAGLRPVLAALEAGKQVALANKETLVAGGALVRQTLRRYGGTLIPVDSEHSAIFQCLVGETPASVETLILTASGGPFRTRPLETFDRITPDEALCHPNWSMGAKVTVDSATMMNKGLEVIEAHWLFELPAARIQVLVHPQSIIHSMVTFVDGSTKAQLGVPDMRLPIQYALSYPERWEAPHERIDWARLGRLDFETPDPARFPCLPLAYEALRRGGTAPAVLNAANEQAVQLFLQEQIRFTDIARLVEAALEHLSEPDAVPSYEHLQEADRRARQYVLELAGVAAH from the coding sequence ATGCAGGAAACGGCAGATACAACATCGGCTTCATCGGTTGCTGCGCCCCGTAGGCTGGCCGTGCTGGGGGCTACGGGTTCGATTGGCACGCAGACGCTTGACATCGTACGGCTTTTTCCGGATCGGCTCACAGTGCAGGTCTTGACGGCCCGGCGCAATGCAGCCCGTTTACTTCAGCAAGCCCTGGAATTTCGTCCTGCCTGTGTGGTGATTGATGATCCGGAAGGATACCGGCAACTCCGTGAGGCGCTTCGAGGCACAAGCATAGAAGTGTTGCAGGGAGAGCAGGGGTTGTGCGCCTGCGTCCAGCGGCCGGATGTGGATGTGGTGATGGCAGCGCTCGTGGGCTTTGCCGGATTGCGTCCGGTACTGGCTGCCCTGGAAGCCGGGAAGCAGGTAGCGCTGGCCAACAAAGAGACGCTGGTAGCGGGTGGTGCCCTGGTGCGGCAGACGCTGCGTCGGTATGGTGGGACGTTGATTCCGGTAGATAGCGAGCATTCGGCGATTTTCCAGTGCCTGGTCGGCGAGACCCCTGCGTCTGTGGAAACCCTGATCTTAACAGCTTCGGGCGGGCCGTTTCGCACGCGTCCGCTGGAGACCTTTGATCGTATTACACCGGATGAAGCGCTCTGCCATCCAAACTGGTCGATGGGCGCCAAGGTAACGGTTGATTCCGCTACCATGATGAACAAGGGCCTGGAAGTGATCGAGGCCCACTGGCTCTTCGAGCTGCCTGCCGCGCGCATTCAGGTACTGGTGCACCCGCAGTCGATCATTCACTCCATGGTAACCTTTGTGGATGGGTCGACTAAAGCACAGCTTGGCGTCCCCGACATGCGGCTGCCCATCCAGTACGCGCTTAGTTATCCGGAACGCTGGGAGGCCCCTCATGAACGCATCGATTGGGCGCGGCTGGGACGGTTGGATTTTGAAACGCCTGATCCGGCACGCTTTCCCTGCCTGCCGCTGGCCTACGAGGCGCTGCGGCGTGGAGGAACAGCCCCGGCTGTCCTTAATGCAGCGAACGAGCAGGCCGTCCAGCTCTTTTTGCAGGAACAGATTCGCTTTACTGACATAGCGCGTCTGGTTGAGGCAGCGCTGGAGCACCTGAGCGAGCCGGATGCGGTGCCTTCCTATGAGCATCTGCAGGAAGCCGACCGGCGGGCGCGGCAATATGTGCTGGAACTCGCAGGTGTAGCCGCCCATTGA
- a CDS encoding tetratricopeptide repeat protein, with protein MVLSLVLAYAAQAQAPDSLLMVRYRAAEQLLRSGQYQQALPLLESLYRERPDVYIFYDRLKQTYENLKRYDDAIRLIEARLDDQAPNPSLLAEKGRLLYLKGNETAARAAWEAAIQAAPRKSGTYRVVYQTLLALRRFDEAIRVLERAQQALSNPSLFLLDLAYLYSLNGRYQEAMEAYRRFLEQDARRLGLVQTRLEPFLEEPAAREAGINVFKRAVRRTPLNPAFRQMLAWLYLRNDNYNEALKVYRALDRLQQAQGQLLLQFALQARDAGALEVARAALEEILRQAGSPILPEAHYELGRLYEQQARAGDTTAAQHARMMYQRFLTTFPGHPLFPDVLHRLARLELDVLHHSHHADSLLAVVIRRFGGHEVAWQARFDQGRLALQNGNLSAARLAFLRLLETRRTGPLAEAARYQLALLDFYEGAFEAALAQLDILVEDAASDIANDALSLRLLIQENRGPDSLHTPLRRYAYARLLLAQGQLAAALDSLNALQQNVGLHPIADDVTLLRAHLLRQLGRPAEALALLLEFPLRYPQSPLRDQSLYEAARIQEEDLHNPAAALKTYTRLLTEFPGSPLIPEVRLRIRTLREQDA; from the coding sequence GTGGTTCTGTCTCTTGTCCTGGCCTATGCTGCCCAGGCGCAGGCTCCCGATAGCCTGCTCATGGTGCGCTATCGCGCTGCCGAGCAATTGCTTCGTAGCGGACAGTACCAGCAGGCCCTTCCACTGCTGGAATCGCTGTACCGGGAACGCCCCGACGTGTACATTTTCTATGATCGGCTCAAACAGACGTACGAAAATCTCAAACGCTACGATGATGCGATCCGGCTTATTGAAGCACGCCTGGACGACCAGGCTCCCAATCCTTCTTTGCTCGCCGAAAAAGGCCGGTTGCTTTACCTGAAAGGAAATGAAACAGCCGCCAGAGCTGCCTGGGAAGCAGCTATCCAGGCAGCTCCCCGGAAAAGTGGCACCTATCGCGTGGTCTACCAGACCCTGCTTGCGTTGCGCCGGTTTGATGAAGCAATCCGCGTGCTGGAACGCGCCCAACAAGCCCTGTCCAATCCTTCCCTCTTCCTACTGGACCTGGCCTACCTGTACAGCCTGAACGGCCGTTATCAGGAAGCTATGGAAGCCTACCGGCGCTTTCTGGAGCAGGATGCCCGTCGCCTTGGTCTGGTGCAGACGCGCCTGGAGCCTTTTCTGGAAGAGCCGGCAGCCCGTGAGGCAGGAATTAACGTCTTCAAGCGAGCGGTCCGCCGCACTCCCTTAAATCCTGCCTTCCGTCAGATGCTGGCCTGGCTCTACCTGCGCAATGACAATTACAACGAGGCGCTGAAGGTCTACCGGGCACTGGATCGACTCCAGCAGGCCCAGGGCCAGTTACTCCTGCAGTTCGCGCTGCAGGCGCGGGATGCCGGCGCCCTGGAGGTAGCCCGGGCTGCACTGGAAGAGATTCTGCGGCAAGCTGGCAGCCCCATCCTCCCAGAAGCCCACTATGAACTGGGGCGGCTCTACGAACAACAGGCGCGTGCTGGCGATACTACGGCGGCCCAGCATGCCCGCATGATGTACCAGCGCTTTCTGACCACTTTTCCCGGTCATCCCCTCTTTCCAGACGTCCTGCATCGTCTGGCCCGCCTGGAGCTGGACGTGCTGCATCATTCCCACCATGCCGACTCCTTATTGGCCGTAGTGATTCGGCGGTTTGGCGGACACGAGGTGGCCTGGCAGGCCCGCTTCGACCAGGGACGACTGGCTTTGCAAAACGGCAACCTGAGCGCTGCACGCCTGGCCTTCCTCCGGCTGCTTGAAACGCGCCGAACGGGCCCGCTGGCCGAAGCGGCCCGTTACCAGCTCGCTCTGCTTGACTTCTACGAGGGTGCCTTCGAGGCAGCACTAGCCCAACTGGATATTCTCGTTGAAGATGCTGCCTCTGACATTGCAAATGATGCCCTCTCGCTCCGGCTGCTCATTCAGGAGAACCGAGGTCCCGACTCGCTCCACACACCGCTGCGACGGTACGCCTATGCCCGGTTGTTGCTGGCTCAGGGCCAGCTCGCTGCTGCGCTCGACTCCCTCAACGCATTGCAACAGAACGTAGGCCTGCATCCCATTGCCGACGACGTAACGTTGCTGCGGGCTCACCTGCTGCGCCAACTGGGACGCCCTGCAGAAGCTCTGGCACTCCTGCTCGAATTTCCTCTGCGCTACCCGCAGAGTCCACTACGAGACCAGAGTTTGTACGAGGCAGCGCGCATTCAGGAAGAAGACTTGCACAATCCAGCGGCTGCGCTTAAAACGTACACGCGCCTGCTTACCGAATTCCCTGGTTCGCCGTTGATCCCAGAAGTGCGCCTGCGCATTCGTACCCTCCGAGAACAAGACGCCTGA
- the rseP gene encoding RIP metalloprotease RseP, which translates to MESVLSLLTYVFWVVLAIMILVFTHEMGHFLFARLFGMRVEKFSIGFPPKIFRWRRGETEYVIGATPLGGYVKIAGLIDENLDAEFVHRPPQPWEFRAKPIWQRMLVISGGVLFNVLLAVVIFAGLKLAYGELYIPAENVEAVYVAEGSLAYEMGLRTGDHIVAVNGRPLERYGDLRNLEALLADPFTVTVVRNGDTLTFTGPPDLMTQLSRRGGVLGISVDPPLVGGVLEGSPAAKAGLRTGDRILAIDSVTISFWNELVAVVQQRSGQPMRVRWLRADTSAAVPEGAVEVARRPDGVVYEATITPYYDPETKRYYLGIAAPTPRLLMEYFGVQQVRYGIGSALLAGAKETWTHTRVILTSLRRMVTGQESFRENVGGPIMIAKVTKEAAEAGARAFWNIVAILSITLAIVNILPVPALDGGHLLFLLYEAVTRREPSVRVRLALQQVGMMLLIAFMAFVILNDLLRL; encoded by the coding sequence ATGGAAAGCGTGCTGAGTTTGCTGACCTACGTGTTCTGGGTGGTCCTGGCCATCATGATTCTCGTGTTTACGCACGAGATGGGCCACTTCCTGTTTGCCCGGCTTTTCGGCATGCGGGTAGAGAAGTTCTCTATAGGTTTTCCTCCAAAAATTTTTCGTTGGCGTCGCGGCGAAACAGAGTACGTGATTGGGGCTACGCCGCTAGGTGGGTATGTAAAGATTGCCGGTCTGATTGATGAAAACCTGGACGCCGAGTTTGTGCATCGGCCTCCCCAGCCCTGGGAATTTCGCGCGAAGCCCATCTGGCAACGCATGCTGGTCATTTCGGGCGGTGTACTTTTTAACGTGCTCCTGGCCGTTGTCATTTTTGCCGGGCTGAAGCTGGCCTATGGCGAGCTCTACATTCCTGCTGAGAATGTGGAAGCTGTGTACGTAGCAGAGGGCTCGCTGGCGTATGAAATGGGGCTGCGCACCGGAGATCATATTGTGGCGGTAAACGGGCGGCCGCTTGAACGCTATGGCGACCTGCGTAATCTGGAGGCCTTGTTGGCTGATCCGTTTACGGTCACCGTTGTGCGCAACGGCGATACGCTGACGTTTACCGGTCCGCCCGACCTGATGACACAGCTCAGCCGTCGGGGTGGGGTGCTGGGCATTTCGGTAGATCCGCCTCTGGTAGGCGGGGTGTTGGAGGGATCGCCTGCAGCGAAAGCTGGCCTGCGAACAGGTGACCGGATCCTGGCCATCGATTCGGTAACGATTAGCTTCTGGAATGAGCTGGTCGCGGTGGTGCAGCAGCGGAGCGGCCAACCGATGCGGGTGCGTTGGCTGCGCGCGGACACCAGTGCTGCGGTGCCTGAAGGAGCGGTTGAAGTAGCGCGCCGTCCCGATGGGGTGGTATATGAGGCTACCATCACGCCGTACTACGACCCGGAGACCAAGCGTTACTACCTGGGCATTGCGGCGCCTACGCCGCGGCTCCTGATGGAATACTTCGGAGTGCAGCAGGTGCGCTATGGAATCGGGTCGGCGCTGCTGGCCGGTGCAAAGGAGACGTGGACGCACACGCGCGTGATCCTGACCAGCCTCCGCCGCATGGTGACGGGCCAGGAGAGCTTCCGGGAAAATGTAGGAGGGCCCATCATGATCGCCAAGGTCACGAAGGAGGCGGCGGAGGCGGGCGCCCGTGCTTTCTGGAATATTGTGGCCATTCTATCGATCACGCTGGCTATTGTGAATATTCTGCCGGTGCCAGCGCTGGACGGAGGGCATTTGCTCTTTTTGCTCTATGAGGCCGTAACGCGGCGCGAGCCGTCGGTGCGCGTGCGCCTGGCTCTGCAGCAGGTAGGCATGATGCTCCTGATAGCCTTTATGGCGTTTGTCATTCTGAATGATCTATTGCGGCTGTAA
- a CDS encoding acyl-CoA thioesterase, with amino-acid sequence MEARPVRHSRCVMTEMVIPNDLNGLGNLLGGRLLHWMDLCAAISAQRHTNRVCVTAAVDFVEFRSPIRQGEIVVLESQVNRAFRTSMEVEVNVWAENPLTQTRRFCNRAFYTFVAVDETGRPVPIPPVQPETPEEQERYEQAARRRELRLLLSGRLPSEKARQLQASLTELAASASSSDEPNP; translated from the coding sequence ATGGAAGCGCGACCTGTACGCCACTCTCGATGCGTCATGACCGAAATGGTCATTCCCAATGACCTGAATGGCCTGGGCAACCTGCTGGGCGGACGCCTCCTCCACTGGATGGACCTGTGCGCGGCCATCTCAGCCCAGCGCCATACCAACCGCGTGTGCGTAACGGCGGCCGTCGACTTTGTCGAGTTTCGTTCCCCTATCCGCCAGGGAGAGATCGTCGTTCTTGAAAGCCAAGTCAACCGTGCCTTTCGCACCTCGATGGAAGTCGAGGTCAACGTCTGGGCTGAAAATCCGCTCACGCAGACGCGGCGTTTCTGCAATCGTGCGTTTTATACGTTTGTGGCCGTCGACGAGACGGGACGCCCGGTCCCTATTCCTCCGGTCCAGCCAGAAACCCCGGAGGAACAGGAACGATACGAGCAGGCAGCTCGTCGACGGGAGCTCCGACTTTTGCTGTCCGGCCGTTTACCCTCTGAAAAGGCTCGGCAATTGCAGGCCTCGCTCACTGAGCTGGCTGCTTCGGCCTCTTCCTCCGATGAACCTAACCCCTGA